The proteins below come from a single Halictus rubicundus isolate RS-2024b chromosome 13, iyHalRubi1_principal, whole genome shotgun sequence genomic window:
- the Csn5 gene encoding COP9 signalosome subunit 5, with protein MASTSSEQNNIAQKTWEMSNNIEMISTVDEIYRYDRKEQQDILAAKPWEKDPHFFKDIKISALALLKMVMHARSGGTLEVMGLLLGKVAANTMIVMDSFALPVEGTETRVNAQAQAYEYMSAYVEAAKQVGRQENAIGWYHSHPGYGCWLSGIDVSTQMLNQNFQEPFVAIVIDPVRTISAGKVCLGAFRTYPKGYKPANEEPSEYQTIPLNKIEDFGVHCKQYYSLEVSYFKSSLDRRLLDSLWNKYWVNTLSSSSLLTNADYTTGQIFDLSDKLEQSEVALGRGFILGGTADPHDRCSVEKLIKATRDSCKTTIEIIHGLMAQIIKDRLFNQVGCKNAVDIQDQQQ; from the exons ATGGCAAGCACTTCTTCAGAGcaaaataatattgcacaaAAGACATGGGAAATGTCAAATAACATTGAGATGATCAGCACTGTTGATGAAATTTATAGATATGATCGGAAAGAACAACAGGACATATTAGCTGCAAAGCCATGGGAAAAGga CCCTCACTTTTTTAAAGACATAAAAATTTCTGCACTGGCATTACTTAAAATGGTTATGCATGCACGTTCTGGAGGCACTTTAGAAGTAATGGGTCTTCTTCTTGGAAAAGTAGCAGCAAACACAATGATTGTTATGGATTCTTTTGCATTACCTGTCGAAGGAACAGAAACAAGAGTTAATGCTCAAGCCCAAGCTTATGAATATATGTCAGCTTATGTAGAAGCTGCTAAACAG GTTGGGAGACAAGAGAATGCAATTGGATGGTATCATAGTCACCCTGGATATGGTTGTTGGTTATCAGGTATCGATGTATCTACTCAAATGCTCAATCAAAACTTTCAAGAACCATTTGTTGCTATTGTTATTGATCCTGTCAGAACAATATCTGCTGGGAAAGTTTGTTTGGGTGCATTTCGAACTTATCCAAAG GGATATAAACCTGCAAATGAAGAACCATCAGAATATCAAACAATCCCATTGAATAAAATCGAGGATTTTGGTGTTCACTGCAAACAATATTATTCATTAGAAGTGTCTTACTTCAAATCGTCATTAGATAGGCGTTTGTTAGACTCCTTGTGGAATAAATATTGGGTGAATACATTAAGTTCTTCCAGCCTTTTAACAAACGCAGACTATACAACAGGACAAATATTTGATTTATCAGACAAATTAGAACAGTCTGAAGTTGCACTTGGAAGAGGATTTATTTTAGGTGGAACAGCAGATCCCCATGATCGATGTTcagtagaaaaattaattaaagcaACAAGAGACAGTTGTAAGACAACAATAGAAATTATTCATGGTTTAATGGCACAAATAATTAAAGACAGATTATTCAATCAAGTTGGTTGTAAAAATGCTGTTGACATTCAAGATCAACAACAgtga